The following coding sequences are from one Humulus lupulus chromosome X, drHumLupu1.1, whole genome shotgun sequence window:
- the LOC133806249 gene encoding secreted RxLR effector protein 161-like, with product MYMQILGSLIYLGLTRPNISYSVGVMSRYMQNPKKSCLEVVRRILRYIKCTIDYGLMYKKGESCKLVGYFDDDYAGDHDTRRSTTGYMFMLGSGMISWCSKRQPTVSLSTTEAEYRTEAMAAQESTWLIQLMKDLHQPIDYAMPLYYDNQSAIPLAENPVFHARTKHMEVHYHFLREKFLQDEILMKQVKTDEQVADLFTKA from the coding sequence ATGTATATGCAGATATTAGGTAGTCTAATCTACTTGGGCTTAACTCGTCCTAATATCTCTTATTCAGTTGGAGTCATGAGTCGATACATGCAAAATCCAAAGAAGTCTTGTTTAGAAGTAGTTCGGCGGATACTCAGATATATAAAATGTACAATAGACTATGGTCTTATGTACAAGAAGGGTGAAAGTTGCAAACTAGTTGGTTATTTTGACGATGACTATGCAGGGGATCATGATACTCGTAGATCAACTACAGGGTATATGTTTATGCTTGGATCTGGAATGATTTCTTGGTGTAGTAAGAGACAACCGACAGTGTCTTTGTCAACAACCGAAGCAGAATACCGAACAGAAGCAATGGCAGCTCAAGAGAGTACTTGGTTGATACAGCTAATGAAAGATTTGCACCAACCAATAGATTATGCGATGCCGTTGTACTATGACAATCAATCAGCAATTCCTCTGGCAGAAAATCCAGTCTTTCATGCAAGGACTAAACACATGGAAGTGCATTATCATTTTCTTCGAGAGAAATTTCTACAAGACGAGATTTTAATGAAACAAGTGAAGACAGATGAGCAAGTTGCAGACTTGTTCACAAAAGCTTGA